A window of Spartobacteria bacterium contains these coding sequences:
- a CDS encoding long-chain fatty acid--CoA ligase, giving the protein MPRIAEYVFNRVRYVEVEMINESLRYIFDKTVKDCGGRTALYFKRGPQWKALTYDQLGDRVRCVTEIISRAGIKPGDKVALHLENSPEWVEIYLGITCMGATTVPVDPKLKEQEISHILRDSQSKALFTHNRNKFFIRDMSPTLPDLTYTLLVDGDGELPKESEVIRFDNYDTALASMLNETLQEPAYDRLIPGEDDIASIIYTSGTTGRPKGAMLTHKNFVSDVSCCLAMMTDLREDDNFLVVLPLHHAFAFTTCLVIPIYMGAQMSFVQSLRTVAEDFSVTRPTVLLAVPLLLEKMYKKIKTGADANKFARFLMNVGLSKVVGRGIVKKLGGRLRIVISGGAPCDPDVIHGWSKFGIYIREGYGLTECAPVVSLNPPEKNKPGSVGKALPGIDIKILNPNDVGVGEIAISGPNLMKGYYKNEEATNEVLVDNWFHTGDLGFIDKEGFITISGRKKNLIVNREGKNIYPEEVEYQMMKCPLLAEVIVLGYREPGEKVGERVGTIVVPNLDAIEKETPGLQDDEIERRVRAGVKAACNSLSEYKRPRRIQVRFVEFEKTSTQKVKRYLYAIDTSKMD; this is encoded by the coding sequence ATGCCGAGAATTGCTGAGTACGTTTTCAATCGGGTGAGGTATGTTGAGGTGGAAATGATAAATGAGAGCCTTCGGTATATATTTGATAAAACAGTAAAAGACTGCGGCGGACGAACTGCGCTGTATTTCAAACGGGGCCCTCAATGGAAGGCTCTTACATATGATCAGCTGGGTGATCGGGTTCGCTGTGTGACAGAAATCATTTCCCGTGCAGGCATTAAACCCGGGGACAAGGTGGCCCTGCACCTCGAAAACAGTCCAGAATGGGTGGAAATCTATTTGGGTATTACCTGTATGGGAGCGACGACGGTGCCGGTTGATCCCAAGTTGAAAGAGCAGGAAATTTCCCATATTCTGCGCGACTCCCAAAGCAAAGCCTTGTTTACCCACAACCGAAACAAATTTTTCATCAGGGATATGAGTCCGACATTACCCGACTTGACCTATACCCTGCTGGTAGACGGCGACGGCGAGCTGCCGAAGGAATCCGAGGTCATCCGTTTTGATAATTACGACACCGCACTGGCGTCCATGCTGAACGAAACGCTCCAGGAGCCGGCCTATGACCGCCTGATTCCGGGGGAAGATGACATCGCATCCATTATTTACACCTCCGGCACCACGGGTCGTCCCAAAGGGGCCATGCTCACCCACAAGAACTTTGTTTCGGATGTGAGCTGTTGCCTGGCAATGATGACCGATTTACGGGAAGATGATAATTTTCTGGTCGTGCTGCCCCTGCATCATGCCTTTGCCTTTACAACCTGCCTGGTTATACCCATTTATATGGGGGCACAGATGAGTTTTGTGCAGAGTTTGCGCACAGTGGCAGAAGATTTTTCCGTTACCCGACCAACCGTATTACTGGCCGTTCCGCTGCTGCTTGAAAAAATGTACAAGAAAATAAAGACAGGAGCTGATGCCAATAAATTCGCCCGTTTTCTGATGAACGTCGGCTTATCGAAAGTGGTTGGGCGCGGTATTGTCAAGAAACTCGGGGGACGCCTGCGCATTGTGATCAGCGGCGGCGCTCCATGCGATCCCGATGTGATCCATGGCTGGAGCAAATTTGGTATTTATATTCGGGAAGGCTATGGTTTAACAGAATGCGCTCCCGTGGTGTCTCTGAATCCTCCCGAGAAAAACAAACCGGGATCGGTGGGAAAGGCACTGCCAGGCATTGATATCAAGATTTTAAATCCCAACGACGTCGGCGTTGGAGAAATCGCCATATCCGGCCCAAATCTGATGAAGGGGTATTACAAAAACGAAGAGGCCACCAATGAAGTTCTGGTGGACAACTGGTTTCATACAGGCGATCTGGGCTTTATCGACAAAGAGGGTTTCATCACCATCAGCGGACGAAAGAAAAACCTGATTGTAAATCGTGAAGGGAAAAACATTTACCCCGAAGAGGTGGAATATCAAATGATGAAATGTCCACTCCTCGCCGAAGTAATTGTTCTCGGATATCGGGAACCGGGTGAAAAAGTGGGCGAACGAGTGGGCACCATTGTTGTTCCGAACCTGGATGCCATCGAAAAAGAAACACCTGGATTGCAGGATGACGAAATCGAACGGCGTGTACGAGCCGGTGTCAAAGCGGCATGCAACTCCCTGTCCGAATACAAGCGCCCGCGACGCATTCAGGTACGCTTTGTGGAATTTGAGAAGACATCTACGCAAAAAGTGAAGCGCTATCTATACGCCATTGATACCTCGAAAATGGACTGA